A window of the Streptomyces griseochromogenes genome harbors these coding sequences:
- a CDS encoding Pls/PosA family non-ribosomal peptide synthetase, with amino-acid sequence MAAIHEGSALGLDEEIREQFGDRARFSAGPAASPRTLVDVFDATVRSYPDEPALDDGTTSLTYRALAAEVERLRQRLAGAGVGLGDRVGVRVPSGTNELYVAILAVLAAGAAYVPVDAEDPDERAELVFGEAEVRAVIGAGHSLSVQAGSGSPAGRPRTGHDAWIIFTSGSTGKPKGVAVTHRGAAAFVDAEAALFLVDEPIGPGDRVMAGLSVAFDASCEEMWLAWRYGACLVPVPRSQVRSGADLGPWLVEQEITVVSTVPTLAALWEPETLNDVRLLIFGGEACPPELAQRLVTEGREVWNTYGPTEATVVACASLLTGEEPVRIGLPLNGWELAVVDEAGEPVPMGGSGQLVIGGVGLARYLDAEKDAEKYAPLTSLGWERAYRSGDLVKAEPEGLIFLGRADEQIKLGGRRIELGEVDAALQALPGVAGAAAAVRTARSGNQLLVGYVVTQDGWDHAAAVEKLRAELPAALVPLLAPVAELPTRTSGKVDRGALPWPLEGVEAPKADLYGTEAWLAEQWAEVLGIPVTGATDDFFAIGGGSLAAAQLTTRLRTRYPSAAVLDIYQQPTLRKLARRLEASAQDDGARRTVAPVPPRAQAVQLLLLVPLVTLLGLRWTVLLAAAGNLLPGYAWLPTAPWWLLAACALLFFSPPGRIALAAGGARLLLRGLEPGRYPRGGSAHLRLWTAERLAEFSGATSLTGSWLERYARALGAKVGPEVDLHSLPPVTGMLRLGRGAAVESEVDLSGYWLDGDRLEVGPVRIGAHAVVGTRSMLFPGARVGKRAEVAPGSAVTGQVPTGQRWAGAPAVKLGKAKRNWPKERPQRGTYWRVMYGVAGIALGALPLLAGVAALLVARVFVTPGSSLTQALRGAALGLVPATLAYGLAYALLILIAVRLLSLGLPEGTHPTHSRVGWQAWTVTQLMDRSRQTLFPLYAGLVTPVWLRLLGMRIGRGAEVSTVLALPSLTTVGEGAFLADDTLTAPYELGGGWVRIGRAQIGRRAFLGNSGMTAPGRSVPDGGLVGVLSATPKKAKKGTSYLGLPPVKLPRSAADADQSRTYDPPARLLWARGLVELCRIVPVLCSAGLAAGTVAALCALGPWAWALSGAVLLGAGALAAVVSVVAKWLLVGRHRTGEHPLWSSFVWRNELADTFVEVLAVPWLAGAVPGTPVMTAWLRGLGARIGRGVWVESYWLPETDLVTLEDAATVNRGCVLQTHLFHDRILRTDTVVLREGATLGPGGIVLPGSTVGARTTLGPASLVMAAESVPDDTRWLGNPIEAWRP; translated from the coding sequence ATGGCAGCCATACACGAGGGCAGTGCCCTTGGGCTCGACGAGGAGATCCGCGAGCAGTTCGGCGACAGGGCACGCTTCTCCGCGGGGCCGGCCGCCTCGCCGCGCACGCTGGTGGACGTCTTCGACGCGACCGTGCGGTCGTATCCGGACGAGCCGGCCCTGGACGACGGGACGACGAGCCTGACGTACCGGGCGCTGGCCGCCGAGGTGGAGCGTCTGCGGCAGCGGCTCGCGGGCGCGGGGGTCGGGCTCGGGGACCGGGTCGGTGTGCGGGTTCCCTCGGGGACCAATGAGCTGTACGTGGCGATTCTCGCGGTCCTCGCCGCCGGTGCCGCCTATGTGCCCGTCGACGCGGAGGACCCGGACGAGCGGGCCGAGCTGGTGTTCGGGGAGGCGGAGGTGCGGGCCGTCATCGGGGCCGGGCACTCCCTCTCCGTGCAGGCCGGCTCCGGCTCCCCCGCCGGACGGCCCCGTACCGGGCACGACGCCTGGATCATCTTCACCTCAGGGTCGACCGGGAAGCCCAAGGGCGTCGCCGTCACGCACCGCGGCGCCGCCGCCTTCGTGGACGCCGAGGCGGCCCTCTTCCTCGTCGACGAGCCGATCGGGCCCGGCGACCGGGTCATGGCGGGGCTCTCCGTCGCCTTCGACGCGTCCTGCGAGGAGATGTGGCTGGCCTGGCGGTACGGCGCCTGTCTGGTGCCCGTCCCGCGGTCTCAGGTCAGAAGCGGTGCCGATCTGGGGCCCTGGCTGGTCGAGCAGGAGATCACGGTCGTGTCGACCGTGCCGACACTGGCCGCGCTGTGGGAGCCCGAGACGCTCAACGACGTACGGCTGCTGATCTTCGGCGGTGAGGCCTGTCCGCCCGAGCTGGCGCAGCGGCTGGTCACCGAGGGGCGCGAGGTGTGGAACACCTACGGGCCGACCGAGGCGACGGTCGTGGCCTGTGCGTCGCTGCTCACGGGTGAGGAGCCGGTGCGGATCGGGCTTCCGCTGAACGGCTGGGAGCTGGCCGTCGTCGACGAAGCCGGTGAGCCCGTGCCCATGGGCGGCAGCGGGCAGCTGGTGATCGGCGGGGTCGGGCTCGCGCGGTATCTCGACGCCGAGAAGGACGCCGAGAAGTACGCGCCGCTCACGTCGCTGGGCTGGGAGCGGGCCTATCGCAGCGGTGACCTGGTGAAGGCCGAGCCCGAGGGGCTGATCTTCCTGGGGCGGGCCGACGAGCAGATCAAGCTCGGCGGGCGGCGGATCGAGCTCGGCGAGGTGGATGCCGCGCTGCAGGCGCTGCCCGGGGTCGCCGGGGCCGCCGCTGCCGTGCGCACCGCCCGCAGCGGCAATCAGCTCCTCGTCGGGTACGTCGTCACACAGGACGGCTGGGACCACGCGGCGGCCGTCGAGAAGCTGCGCGCGGAGCTTCCGGCCGCGCTGGTGCCGCTGCTCGCGCCGGTCGCCGAACTGCCGACCCGTACGTCGGGAAAGGTGGACCGGGGCGCCCTGCCCTGGCCGCTGGAGGGCGTGGAGGCCCCCAAGGCCGACCTGTACGGCACCGAGGCCTGGCTCGCCGAGCAGTGGGCGGAGGTGCTGGGCATCCCGGTGACCGGCGCCACCGACGACTTCTTCGCGATCGGCGGCGGCAGTCTGGCCGCCGCCCAGCTCACCACCCGGCTGCGCACCCGCTACCCGAGCGCCGCCGTCCTCGACATCTACCAGCAGCCCACCCTGCGCAAGCTGGCCCGGCGCCTGGAGGCCTCGGCGCAGGACGACGGCGCGCGGCGGACGGTCGCCCCGGTCCCGCCGCGTGCCCAGGCCGTCCAGCTTCTCCTGCTCGTCCCGCTGGTCACGCTGCTCGGGCTGCGCTGGACGGTGCTCCTGGCCGCCGCCGGGAACCTGCTGCCCGGCTACGCCTGGCTGCCGACGGCCCCCTGGTGGCTGCTCGCGGCCTGCGCGCTGCTGTTCTTCAGCCCGCCCGGCCGGATCGCGCTCGCGGCGGGCGGGGCGCGGCTGCTGCTGCGGGGCCTCGAGCCCGGGCGGTATCCGCGCGGCGGGAGCGCGCATCTGCGGCTGTGGACCGCCGAGCGGCTGGCCGAGTTCAGCGGGGCCACCTCGCTGACCGGATCCTGGCTGGAGCGGTACGCGCGGGCGCTGGGCGCCAAGGTGGGGCCCGAGGTGGACCTGCACTCGCTGCCGCCGGTCACCGGCATGCTCCGGCTGGGGCGCGGGGCGGCCGTGGAGTCCGAGGTGGACCTGAGCGGGTACTGGCTGGACGGTGACCGGCTGGAGGTCGGGCCGGTGAGGATCGGCGCGCACGCCGTCGTCGGGACGCGCAGCATGCTGTTCCCGGGCGCGCGGGTCGGCAAGCGGGCCGAGGTGGCGCCGGGTTCCGCGGTCACCGGGCAGGTGCCCACCGGCCAGCGGTGGGCGGGCGCGCCCGCGGTCAAGCTCGGCAAGGCCAAGCGCAACTGGCCCAAGGAGCGGCCGCAGCGGGGCACGTACTGGCGGGTGATGTACGGCGTGGCGGGCATCGCGCTCGGCGCCCTGCCGTTGCTCGCGGGCGTGGCCGCGCTGCTGGTCGCCCGGGTCTTCGTCACCCCCGGCAGCTCACTCACCCAGGCCCTGCGCGGGGCCGCGCTCGGGCTGGTCCCGGCCACGCTCGCCTACGGGCTGGCGTACGCGCTGCTGATCCTGATCGCCGTACGGCTGCTCAGCCTGGGCCTGCCCGAGGGCACGCATCCGACGCACAGCCGGGTCGGCTGGCAGGCGTGGACCGTGACGCAGCTGATGGACCGGTCCCGCCAGACGCTGTTCCCGCTGTACGCCGGGCTGGTCACGCCGGTGTGGCTGCGGCTGCTGGGGATGCGGATCGGGCGGGGCGCCGAGGTGTCGACGGTGCTCGCGCTGCCGAGTCTGACCACCGTCGGCGAGGGGGCCTTCCTGGCCGACGACACGCTGACGGCGCCGTACGAGCTCGGTGGTGGCTGGGTGCGGATCGGGCGTGCGCAGATCGGGCGGCGGGCCTTCCTCGGGAACTCCGGGATGACCGCTCCGGGACGCAGCGTGCCGGACGGCGGCCTGGTGGGCGTGCTGTCGGCGACACCGAAGAAGGCCAAGAAGGGCACCTCGTATCTGGGGCTGCCGCCGGTGAAGCTCCCACGCAGCGCCGCCGACGCGGATCAGAGCCGTACCTACGACCCGCCGGCCCGGCTGCTGTGGGCGCGCGGTCTGGTGGAGCTGTGCCGGATCGTGCCGGTGCTGTGCTCGGCCGGGCTGGCCGCGGGGACGGTGGCGGCGCTGTGTGCGCTGGGCCCGTGGGCCTGGGCGCTGTCGGGTGCGGTGCTGCTCGGGGCGGGTGCCCTGGCGGCGGTCGTCTCGGTCGTCGCGAAGTGGCTGCTCGTGGGGCGGCACCGGACCGGGGAGCATCCGCTGTGGAGCTCCTTCGTGTGGCGCAACGAGCTGGCGGACACGTTCGTGGAGGTGCTGGCGGTGCCGTGGCTGGCCGGGGCCGTGCCGGGGACGCCGGTGATGACGGCGTGGCTGCGCGGGCTCGGCGCGCGCATCGGCAGGGGCGTGTGGGTGGAGAGCTACTGGCTGCCGGAGACGGATCTGGTGACCCTGGAGGACGCCGCCACGGTCAATCGTGGCTGTGTGCTGCAGACGCACCTCTTCCACGACCGGATCTTGCGGACGGATACTGTGGTCCTCCGTGAGGGCGCCACACTGGGCCCTGGCGGGATCGTGCTGCCCGGCAGCACGGTCGGGGCCCGTACGACCCTGGGTCCCGCGTCGCTCGTCATGGCCGCGGAGTCCGTCCCGGACGACACCCGCTGGCTCGGCAACCCGATCGAGGCATGGCGTCCGTGA
- a CDS encoding M1 family metallopeptidase translates to MAVQQSVGPDPYFPDNGDSRYRVHRYELTLDYRPGPNRLAGTARINAIAGRAALTEFQLNLADFKIGRVRVDGRQPHYTHRGGRLRIRPAKPVRAGAAFTVEVHWSGNPRPVSSPWGGIGWEELSDGALVASQPIGAPSWYPCNDRPADKASYLISVTTPSAYAVVAGGRLLTRTTKASTTTWVYEQAAPTSSYLVGLAIGKFQTVLLGDPGPGGIPQHGHIPAHLLPEFSRDFARQPAMMELFQELFGPYPFDEYAVAVTEEELDVPVEAQGLSLFGSNHVDGARGSERLVAHELAHQWFGNCVSIADWRQIWLNEGFAKYAEWLWSERSGGRSTQQLAAVAHQLLSTLPQDLRLADPGRKSMFDDRLYERGGLTLHAVRCALGDDAFFLMLRSWVRLHRNGTVTTAAFTAHVARFTHGPLDGLFQEWVYGSKLPPLPSLGTRTTV, encoded by the coding sequence GTGGCAGTTCAGCAGTCGGTCGGCCCGGACCCGTACTTCCCGGACAACGGTGACTCCCGCTACCGGGTGCACCGCTACGAGCTCACGCTGGACTACCGCCCGGGGCCGAACCGGCTGGCGGGCACGGCCCGGATCAACGCCATCGCGGGACGGGCGGCGCTCACCGAGTTCCAGCTCAATCTGGCCGACTTCAAGATCGGCCGGGTGCGGGTGGACGGCCGGCAGCCGCACTACACGCACCGCGGCGGCAGGCTGCGCATCCGCCCGGCCAAGCCGGTCCGGGCCGGGGCCGCCTTCACCGTCGAGGTGCACTGGTCCGGCAACCCCAGGCCGGTCTCCAGCCCCTGGGGCGGGATCGGCTGGGAAGAGCTGTCGGACGGGGCGCTGGTGGCGAGCCAGCCGATCGGGGCGCCGTCCTGGTACCCGTGCAACGACCGGCCCGCCGACAAGGCGTCGTACCTGATCTCGGTCACCACACCGTCCGCGTACGCGGTGGTCGCGGGCGGGCGCCTGCTGACCCGTACGACGAAGGCCTCGACGACCACCTGGGTGTACGAGCAGGCCGCGCCCACGTCCAGCTATCTGGTCGGTCTCGCGATCGGCAAGTTCCAGACGGTGCTGCTGGGCGACCCGGGACCGGGCGGCATCCCGCAGCACGGGCACATCCCGGCGCATCTGCTCCCGGAGTTCTCCCGGGACTTCGCGCGGCAGCCCGCGATGATGGAGCTGTTCCAGGAGCTGTTCGGGCCGTATCCGTTCGACGAGTACGCGGTCGCGGTGACGGAGGAGGAGCTCGATGTGCCCGTCGAGGCACAGGGGTTGTCGCTGTTCGGCTCCAACCACGTGGACGGCGCGAGGGGTTCGGAACGGCTGGTGGCGCACGAGCTGGCGCACCAGTGGTTCGGCAACTGCGTGTCCATCGCCGACTGGCGGCAGATCTGGCTGAACGAGGGCTTCGCCAAGTACGCGGAATGGCTGTGGTCCGAGCGCTCGGGCGGCCGCAGCACCCAGCAACTGGCCGCCGTCGCACACCAGTTGCTGTCCACGCTGCCGCAGGATCTGCGGCTGGCCGACCCGGGCCGCAAGTCGATGTTCGACGACCGGCTCTACGAGCGGGGCGGCCTGACCCTGCACGCGGTGCGCTGCGCGCTCGGCGACGACGCGTTCTTCCTCATGCTGCGCAGCTGGGTGCGGCTGCACCGGAACGGGACGGTGACGACGGCGGCGTTCACCGCGCATGTGGCCCGGTTCACCCACGGACCGCTGGACGGGCTGTTCCAGGAGTGGGTGTACGGGTCGAAGCTGCCGCCACTGCCGTCGCTCGGCACGCGCACGACGGTCTAG
- a CDS encoding GntP family permease, giving the protein MTRLSVGMLAADTVQPITSAGHARLGIAVLAGIAVIVFLITKFKLHAFLALTLGSLALGAVAGAPLDKVITSFTTGLGGTVAGVGVLIALGAILGKLLADSGGADQIVDTILARAQGRAMPWAMVLIASVIGLPLFFEVGIVLLIPVVLMVAKRGNYPVMRIGIPALAGLSVMHGLIPPHPGPLVAIDAVKANLGVTLALGILVAIPTVIIAGPVFSRFAVRWVDVPVPDRMLPQRASEELEHRPGFGATLATVLLPVVLMLAKALVDIVVDDPTRMTQRVLDVIGSPLIALLAAVLLGFFTLGRPAGFGKERLQQTVEKGLMPIAGILLIVGAGGGFKQTLIDCGVGRMILEISKDWSVPALLLAWLIAVAIRLATGSATVATVSAAGLVAPLAADMSTTHTALLVLAVGSGSLFFSHVNDAGFWLVKEYFGLSVGQTVKTWSVMETIISVVAGGLVLLLSLVV; this is encoded by the coding sequence GTGACCAGACTCAGCGTCGGGATGCTGGCAGCGGACACCGTCCAGCCGATCACCTCGGCCGGTCATGCCCGACTGGGCATCGCCGTCCTGGCGGGCATCGCCGTCATCGTCTTCCTCATCACCAAGTTCAAGCTGCACGCCTTCCTGGCCCTGACCCTCGGCTCGCTGGCGCTCGGGGCCGTCGCCGGGGCGCCGCTCGACAAGGTGATCACCAGCTTCACCACCGGCCTGGGCGGCACGGTGGCCGGCGTCGGCGTCCTGATCGCGCTCGGGGCGATCCTGGGCAAGCTGCTCGCCGACTCCGGCGGCGCGGACCAGATCGTGGACACGATCCTCGCCAGGGCGCAGGGCCGCGCCATGCCCTGGGCGATGGTGCTGATCGCCTCCGTGATCGGTCTGCCGCTCTTCTTCGAGGTCGGCATCGTGCTGCTGATCCCGGTCGTGCTGATGGTCGCCAAGCGCGGCAACTACCCCGTCATGCGCATCGGCATCCCGGCCCTGGCCGGTCTGTCCGTGATGCACGGCCTGATCCCGCCGCACCCCGGCCCGCTGGTCGCGATCGACGCGGTCAAGGCCAACCTGGGGGTGACCCTGGCGCTCGGCATCCTGGTCGCGATACCGACGGTGATCATCGCCGGTCCGGTCTTCTCGCGGTTCGCCGTCCGCTGGGTGGACGTCCCGGTGCCCGACCGCATGCTCCCGCAGCGCGCCTCCGAGGAACTGGAGCACCGGCCCGGCTTCGGCGCGACCCTCGCCACCGTGCTGCTGCCCGTGGTGCTGATGCTGGCCAAGGCCCTGGTGGACATCGTCGTCGACGACCCCACCCGGATGACCCAGCGGGTCTTGGACGTCATCGGCTCCCCGCTGATCGCGCTGCTCGCCGCCGTGCTCCTCGGCTTCTTCACCCTGGGCCGGCCCGCCGGGTTCGGCAAGGAGCGCCTCCAGCAGACCGTCGAGAAGGGCCTGATGCCGATCGCCGGCATCCTCCTGATCGTCGGCGCGGGCGGCGGCTTCAAGCAGACGCTCATCGACTGCGGCGTGGGCCGGATGATCCTGGAGATCTCCAAGGACTGGTCGGTCCCGGCGCTCCTGCTGGCCTGGCTGATCGCGGTGGCGATCCGGCTGGCGACGGGTTCGGCCACGGTGGCGACCGTCTCGGCCGCGGGTCTCGTGGCCCCGCTGGCCGCCGACATGTCGACCACCCACACCGCTCTGCTCGTCCTGGCCGTCGGTTCCGGCTCGCTCTTCTTCAGCCATGTCAACGACGCCGGCTTCTGGCTGGTGAAGGAGTACTTCGGGCTGAGCGTCGGACAGACCGTCAAGACCTGGTCGGTGATGGAGACGATCATCTCGGTGGTCGCCGGCGGTCTGGTCCTGCTGCTGTCCCTGGTCGTCTAG
- a CDS encoding gluconokinase, giving the protein MRTPHVVVVMGVAGTGKTTIGPLLAARLGVPYAEGDDFHPKANVDKMSAGIPLDDADRWPWLDAIGRWAHGRAGLGGVVSSSALKRSYRDRLRAVAPGIVFVHLTGDRKLIEDRMSRRRGHFMPTALLDSQFAALQPLQADEAGVAVDVGGSPEEITERAVRALDALPDTSA; this is encoded by the coding sequence ATGCGTACCCCCCACGTCGTCGTGGTGATGGGCGTCGCCGGGACGGGCAAGACCACGATCGGTCCGCTGCTCGCCGCCCGGCTGGGCGTCCCCTACGCCGAGGGCGACGACTTCCACCCCAAGGCCAACGTCGACAAGATGTCGGCCGGGATCCCGCTCGACGACGCCGACCGGTGGCCGTGGCTCGACGCCATCGGCCGCTGGGCGCACGGACGGGCCGGGCTGGGCGGTGTGGTCAGCAGCTCCGCGCTGAAGCGGTCGTACCGCGACAGGCTCAGGGCCGTGGCCCCAGGGATCGTCTTCGTGCATCTGACGGGCGACCGGAAGCTCATCGAGGACCGGATGTCCCGGCGGCGGGGCCACTTCATGCCGACCGCGCTGCTGGACTCCCAGTTCGCCGCGCTGCAACCACTCCAGGCCGACGAGGCCGGAGTCGCCGTGGACGTCGGCGGCAGCCCCGAGGAGATCACCGAACGCGCCGTGCGGGCACTGGACGCGCTTCCCGACACCTCCGCCTAG